One genomic region from Pseudoduganella lutea encodes:
- a CDS encoding Lrp/AsnC family transcriptional regulator, with product MDIALDELDRRILTVLQEDAAITNAELAQQVHVSAPTCLRRVKALRDAGVIERQVAIVAPDKVGARLTAIVEITLDVQAADRMAQFESLVAQEGTVLQCYRVSPGPDFVLVVLVEDMPAYHALAHRLFTSHANVRNVKAYFSTFRSKFETRIAV from the coding sequence ATGGACATCGCACTGGACGAGCTGGACCGCCGGATTCTCACCGTGCTGCAGGAAGACGCGGCCATCACCAATGCCGAACTGGCGCAGCAGGTGCATGTGTCCGCCCCCACGTGCCTGCGGCGCGTCAAGGCCTTGCGTGATGCCGGCGTTATCGAGCGGCAGGTGGCGATCGTGGCGCCGGACAAGGTAGGAGCACGGCTTACCGCCATCGTCGAGATCACCCTCGACGTGCAGGCGGCGGACAGGATGGCGCAATTCGAATCGCTGGTGGCCCAGGAAGGTACCGTATTGCAGTGCTACCGCGTTTCGCCGGGGCCGGACTTCGTGCTGGTGGTGCTGGTCGAGGACATGCCGGCTTACCACGCACTGGCGCACCGCCTGTTCACGAGCCATGCGAATGTGCGCAACGTGAAGGCGTATTTCTCCACGTTCCGCAGCAAGTTCGAGACGCGCATCGCCGTCTGA
- the glmS gene encoding glutamine--fructose-6-phosphate transaminase (isomerizing): MCGIVGAVAQRNITPILIEGLKRLEYRGYDSCGVALHTNGSLQRSRSTSRVAELEKQMQEVGLQGFTGIAHTRWATHGAPASHNAHPHFSPNSDNARIALVHNGIIENHDELRDELTKLGYVFQSQTDTEVIAHLVDHLYTGDLFETVQQAVKRLHGAYAIAVFSREEPHRVVAARQGSPLIVGLGNGENFVASDAMALAGTTDQIIYLEEGDVVDLQLGRAWIVDVDGKQVEREVKTVHAHTGAAELGPYRHYMQKEIFEQPRVVGDTLEGVIGITPELFGDEAFKVFKEIDRVLILACGTSYYSGMTAKYWIESIAKVPVSVEIASEYRYRDSVPNPSTLVVTISQSGETADTIAALKHARSLGMENTLTICNVATSAMVRECKLAYITRAGVEVGVASTKAFTTQLSALFLLTLALAQVNGRLTDEEEAQHLKDMRHLPSAISAVLALEPQIIAWAEDFARKENALFLGRGMHYPIALEGALKLKEISYIHAEAYPAGELKHGPLALVTEEMPVVTIAPNDALIEKLKSNMQEVRARGGQLYVFADVDSRITSGEGVHVIRMPEHYGCLSPILHVVSLQLLAYHTALARGTDVDKPRNLAKSVTVE, translated from the coding sequence ATGTGCGGCATCGTCGGCGCGGTAGCGCAACGTAACATCACCCCGATCCTGATCGAAGGCCTGAAGCGCCTGGAATACCGCGGTTACGATTCGTGCGGCGTGGCACTGCACACGAATGGCAGCCTGCAGCGTTCGCGCAGCACGTCGCGCGTAGCGGAACTGGAAAAGCAGATGCAGGAAGTGGGTCTGCAAGGCTTCACCGGCATTGCCCACACCCGCTGGGCCACGCACGGCGCGCCGGCTTCGCACAATGCGCACCCGCACTTCTCGCCCAATTCCGACAATGCCCGCATCGCCCTGGTCCACAACGGCATCATCGAAAACCACGACGAGCTGCGCGATGAACTGACCAAGCTGGGCTACGTGTTCCAGAGCCAGACCGATACCGAAGTGATCGCCCACCTGGTCGACCACCTGTACACGGGCGACCTGTTCGAGACCGTCCAGCAAGCCGTCAAGCGCCTGCATGGCGCCTACGCGATCGCCGTGTTCTCCCGTGAAGAACCGCACCGCGTGGTGGCCGCACGCCAGGGCTCGCCGCTGATCGTCGGCCTGGGCAATGGTGAAAACTTTGTTGCGTCCGATGCGATGGCACTGGCCGGCACGACCGACCAGATCATCTACCTGGAAGAAGGCGACGTGGTCGACCTGCAACTGGGCCGCGCCTGGATCGTCGACGTCGACGGCAAGCAGGTCGAGCGCGAAGTGAAAACCGTGCACGCGCACACCGGTGCCGCCGAGCTGGGCCCATACCGCCACTACATGCAGAAGGAAATCTTCGAGCAGCCGCGCGTCGTTGGCGACACGCTGGAAGGCGTGATCGGCATCACGCCCGAGCTGTTCGGCGATGAAGCCTTCAAGGTGTTCAAGGAAATCGACCGCGTGCTGATCCTGGCCTGCGGCACCAGCTACTACTCGGGCATGACCGCCAAGTACTGGATCGAATCCATCGCCAAGGTGCCGGTCAGCGTGGAAATCGCCAGCGAATACCGCTACCGCGACAGCGTGCCGAACCCGTCCACGCTGGTGGTGACGATCTCCCAGTCCGGCGAAACGGCCGACACGATCGCGGCGCTGAAGCACGCCCGCTCGCTGGGCATGGAAAACACGCTGACGATCTGCAACGTGGCCACCAGCGCCATGGTCCGCGAATGCAAGCTGGCCTACATCACCCGCGCCGGCGTGGAAGTGGGCGTCGCATCGACGAAAGCCTTCACCACGCAGCTGTCCGCCCTGTTCCTGCTGACGCTGGCGCTGGCCCAGGTCAACGGCCGCCTGACGGACGAAGAAGAAGCGCAGCACCTGAAGGACATGCGCCACCTGCCATCGGCCATCTCCGCCGTGCTGGCACTGGAGCCGCAGATCATCGCCTGGGCCGAAGACTTCGCCCGCAAGGAAAACGCGCTGTTCCTGGGCCGCGGCATGCACTACCCGATCGCCCTGGAAGGCGCGCTGAAGCTAAAGGAAATCTCGTACATCCACGCCGAAGCCTACCCGGCCGGTGAACTGAAGCACGGCCCGCTGGCGCTGGTGACGGAAGAAATGCCGGTCGTCACGATCGCCCCGAACGATGCGCTGATCGAAAAGCTGAAATCGAACATGCAGGAAGTGCGCGCCCGCGGCGGCCAGCTGTACGTGTTTGCCGACGTCGACTCGCGCATCACCTCCGGCGAAGGCGTGCACGTGATCCGCATGCCGGAACACTATGGCTGCCTGTCGCCGATCCTGCACGTGGTGTCGCTGCAGCTGCTGGCGTATCACACGGCGCTGGCACGCGGTACGGACGTGGACAAGCCGCGAAATCTGGCGAAGTCGGTGACGGTGGAGTAA